In bacterium YEK0313, one genomic interval encodes:
- the yxeP_4 gene encoding putative hydrolase YxeP: MPIVNRIAALHDEVTAWRRDLHEHPELQFDVHRTAGIVADKLKEFGCDEVVTGIGRTGVVGIIKGSKSTSGKVIGLRADMDALPLTEMSGKPHASKIPGKMHACGHDGHTAMLLGAAKYLAETRNFDGTVAVIFQPAEEGEKGGQAMVDDGMMERFGIQEVYGMHNAPGLAVGAFALRPGPLLAAVDNFTIHVEGKGGHAAKPHLAIDTVLVASHIVTAAQSIVARNVNPLENAVVSICAFNAGFANNVIPQTAELRGTVRTLSADVRAFVEKRLREVVEGTAALFGAKATLTYEHVVPVTVNDEAKTPFAVEAAAAVVGEASVDRDATPVMGGEDFSYMLNARPGAFIFIGQGDTASVHHPAYDFNDEIIPIGMSYWAKLVESRLAA, translated from the coding sequence ATGCCGATCGTCAACCGCATTGCCGCCCTCCACGACGAAGTCACCGCCTGGCGCCGCGACCTGCACGAACACCCCGAACTGCAGTTCGACGTGCATCGCACGGCCGGCATCGTCGCGGACAAGCTGAAGGAGTTCGGCTGCGACGAGGTGGTCACCGGCATCGGCCGCACCGGCGTGGTCGGCATCATCAAGGGGTCGAAATCGACCTCCGGCAAGGTCATCGGCCTGCGCGCCGACATGGACGCGCTGCCGCTGACGGAAATGTCGGGCAAGCCGCATGCCTCGAAAATTCCCGGCAAGATGCATGCCTGCGGCCATGACGGGCATACCGCCATGCTGCTGGGCGCGGCCAAATATCTCGCCGAGACGCGCAATTTCGACGGCACCGTCGCGGTCATCTTCCAGCCTGCGGAGGAGGGCGAGAAGGGCGGCCAGGCCATGGTCGACGACGGCATGATGGAGCGCTTCGGCATCCAGGAGGTCTACGGCATGCACAATGCCCCGGGCTTGGCCGTAGGCGCCTTCGCGCTGCGCCCCGGTCCGCTGCTGGCCGCCGTCGACAATTTCACCATCCATGTCGAGGGCAAGGGCGGCCACGCCGCCAAGCCGCATCTGGCGATCGATACCGTGCTCGTTGCCTCCCATATCGTCACCGCCGCGCAGTCGATCGTCGCACGCAACGTCAATCCGCTGGAAAACGCCGTCGTCTCGATCTGCGCCTTCAATGCGGGCTTCGCCAACAACGTCATCCCGCAGACTGCCGAGCTGCGCGGCACGGTGCGCACGCTGAGCGCCGATGTGCGCGCCTTCGTCGAGAAGCGCCTGCGCGAGGTGGTCGAGGGCACCGCCGCGCTGTTCGGCGCCAAGGCGACGCTGACCTATGAACATGTCGTGCCGGTCACCGTGAACGACGAGGCGAAGACCCCGTTTGCCGTTGAAGCCGCCGCGGCGGTGGTCGGCGAGGCTTCGGTCGACCGCGACGCGACCCCGGTCATGGGCGGCGAGGACTTCTCCTATATGCTCAACGCCCGCCCGGGCGCCTTCATCTTCATCGGCCAGGGCGACACGGCGAGCGTCCATCACCCGGCCTACGACTTCAACGACGAGATCATCCCGATCGGCATGAGCTACTGGGCCAAGCTCGTCGAAAGCCGCCTCGCCGCCTGA
- the yxeP_3 gene encoding putative hydrolase YxeP → MPIVNRIAALHDEVTAWRRDFHEHPELQFEVHRTAGIVADKLKEFGCDKVVTGIGRTGVVGIIKGSKSTSGRVIGLRADMDALPLDEISGKPHASKTPGKMHACGHDGHTAMLLGAAKYLAETRNFDGTVAVIFQPAEEGGGGAREMVDDGLMDRFGIQEVYGMHNGPGLPVGTFALRPGPLMAAADGIRIEVEGKGGHAAQPHNSIDTVLVASQIVANIQSIASRNVDPLEHVVVSVCTFNAGFAENVIPQNAVLTGTVRTLSEAVRDVTEKRLHAIVEGTAALFGATAKLTYRRGAPVTANHAAEAGFAGDAAAAVVGEAAVNRAVTPVMGAEDFAFMLNARPGAFIFIGQGDGPQVHHPAYDFNDEIIPLGMSYWARLVETRLPA, encoded by the coding sequence ATGCCGATCGTCAACCGCATTGCCGCCCTGCATGACGAAGTCACCGCCTGGCGCCGCGATTTCCACGAACATCCCGAACTGCAGTTCGAGGTGCACCGCACGGCCGGGATCGTCGCCGACAAGCTCAAGGAGTTCGGCTGCGACAAGGTCGTCACCGGCATCGGCCGCACCGGCGTGGTCGGCATTATCAAGGGGTCGAAATCGACCTCCGGCAGGGTCATCGGTCTGCGCGCCGACATGGACGCCCTGCCGCTCGACGAGATCTCAGGCAAGCCGCACGCCTCCAAGACCCCCGGCAAGATGCATGCCTGCGGCCATGACGGGCACACCGCCATGCTGCTGGGCGCCGCCAAATATCTCGCCGAGACACGCAATTTCGACGGCACCGTCGCGGTCATCTTCCAGCCGGCCGAGGAAGGCGGCGGCGGCGCGCGCGAAATGGTCGACGACGGCCTGATGGACCGTTTCGGTATCCAGGAGGTCTACGGCATGCACAACGGGCCGGGCCTGCCGGTCGGCACCTTCGCGCTGAGGCCCGGACCGCTGATGGCCGCCGCCGACGGCATCCGCATCGAGGTCGAGGGCAAGGGCGGCCACGCCGCCCAGCCGCACAATTCCATCGACACGGTGCTGGTCGCCTCGCAGATCGTCGCCAACATCCAGTCGATCGCCTCGCGCAATGTCGACCCGCTCGAACATGTCGTCGTCTCCGTCTGCACCTTCAATGCCGGCTTTGCCGAGAACGTCATTCCGCAAAATGCCGTGCTGACCGGCACGGTGCGGACCCTCAGCGAGGCGGTGCGCGACGTCACCGAAAAGCGCCTTCACGCCATCGTCGAGGGGACCGCCGCCCTGTTCGGCGCCACCGCGAAGCTCACCTATCGGCGCGGCGCGCCGGTCACCGCCAACCATGCGGCCGAGGCCGGCTTTGCCGGCGATGCGGCGGCCGCGGTCGTGGGCGAGGCCGCCGTCAACCGCGCCGTCACCCCGGTCATGGGCGCCGAGGACTTCGCCTTCATGCTCAATGCCCGCCCGGGCGCCTTCATCTTCATCGGCCAAGGCGACGGCCCGCAGGTTCACCACCCGGCCTACGACTTCAACGACGAGATCATCCCCCTCGGCATGAGCTACTGGGCAAGGCTCGTCGAGACCCGCCTGCCCGCCTGA